One region of Pseudomonas glycinae genomic DNA includes:
- a CDS encoding alpha/beta hydrolase — MRETPVLIDGPVGQLESLYLDNEQPRGIALICHPNPVQGGTMLNKVVSTLQRTARDAGLITLRFNYRGVGASDGSHDMGTGEVDDAQAAAAWLLEKHPDLPLTLFGFSFGGFVAASLGGRLESRGITLKHLFMVAPAVMRLGDQDQLPQQGELTVIQPETDEVIDPQLVYDWSEKLPRPHELLKVAECGHFFHGKLTDLKDLILPRLSN, encoded by the coding sequence ATGCGTGAAACCCCTGTATTGATTGATGGCCCTGTGGGGCAACTTGAGTCTTTGTATCTGGACAACGAGCAGCCTCGCGGTATCGCGCTGATCTGCCACCCGAACCCGGTGCAGGGCGGCACCATGCTCAACAAGGTCGTCTCGACCCTGCAGCGCACCGCGCGCGACGCAGGCCTGATCACCTTGCGCTTCAACTATCGCGGCGTCGGTGCCAGCGACGGTTCCCATGACATGGGCACCGGTGAAGTCGATGACGCCCAGGCCGCTGCTGCATGGCTGCTGGAAAAACACCCGGATCTGCCGCTGACCCTGTTCGGTTTCTCCTTCGGTGGATTTGTTGCAGCAAGTCTCGGCGGTCGTCTCGAATCTCGGGGCATCACGCTCAAGCATCTGTTCATGGTCGCGCCGGCGGTGATGCGTCTGGGTGATCAGGATCAATTGCCGCAGCAGGGTGAGCTGACGGTGATCCAGCCGGAAACCGATGAAGTGATCGATCCGCAGCTGGTCTACGACTGGTCTGAAAAACTCCCGCGCCCCCATGAGCTGCTGAAAGTGGCAGAATGCGGACACTTTTTTCATGGCAAGCTGACCGATCTCAAGGATCTGATCCTGCCGCGTCTCTCGAATTGA
- a CDS encoding YhcB family protein, with the protein MEHSLLVWLLPTLALVVGVAIGFLIARVAPNAAPSRTQRQLDDIQERFDSYQNEVVTHFNSTANLVKKLTQSYQEVQDHLAEGANRLALDEQTRQRLLASLHSEAAQAPRERLTPPRDQEPPRDYAPKTPNSPGMLDEHYGLKK; encoded by the coding sequence GTGGAACACTCGCTCTTAGTTTGGTTGTTACCGACTCTTGCCCTGGTTGTGGGTGTCGCCATTGGTTTCCTGATCGCTCGCGTTGCGCCGAACGCCGCGCCCAGCCGCACGCAGCGTCAACTGGACGATATTCAGGAACGTTTCGACAGTTATCAGAATGAAGTGGTGACCCACTTCAACAGCACCGCCAATCTGGTCAAGAAGCTGACCCAGAGCTATCAGGAAGTGCAGGATCACCTCGCCGAGGGTGCCAACCGCCTGGCCCTGGACGAGCAGACTCGTCAACGCCTGCTGGCCTCGCTGCATTCCGAAGCAGCACAGGCTCCACGGGAACGTCTGACGCCACCACGGGATCAGGAGCCGCCGCGTGACTACGCGCCGAAGACCCCGAACTCGCCGGGCATGCTCGACGAGCATTACGGTCTGAAGAAGTAA
- a CDS encoding OmpA family lipoprotein: MFTTRRLIIVATAVAVLSGCASPNPYDNQGQADGGSQGMSKTAKYGGLGALAGALAGAAIDHNNRGKGALIGAAVVGASAAGYGYYADQQEKKLRASMANTGVEVQRQGDQIKLIMPGNITFATDSANIASSFYQPLNNLANSLKEFNQNQIEIVGYTDSTGSRQHNMDLSQRRAQSVATYLTSQGVSGANLSARGAGPDNPIASNGDVNGRAQNRRVEVNLKAIPGQQYGGQQQPGTVQQYP; encoded by the coding sequence ATGTTCACCACGCGTCGTTTGATTATTGTCGCTACTGCCGTGGCCGTTTTGTCCGGCTGCGCCTCGCCCAACCCGTATGACAACCAGGGTCAGGCCGACGGTGGCTCCCAGGGCATGAGCAAAACCGCCAAGTACGGTGGCCTCGGTGCACTGGCCGGCGCGCTGGCCGGTGCCGCCATCGACCACAACAACCGCGGCAAGGGCGCGCTGATCGGCGCGGCCGTCGTCGGTGCCTCGGCCGCCGGTTACGGCTACTACGCCGACCAGCAGGAGAAAAAACTGCGCGCCAGCATGGCCAACACCGGGGTTGAAGTGCAGCGTCAGGGCGATCAGATCAAGCTGATCATGCCGGGCAACATCACCTTCGCCACCGATTCGGCGAACATCGCTTCCAGCTTCTATCAGCCGCTGAACAACCTGGCCAACTCCCTCAAGGAGTTCAACCAGAACCAGATCGAAATCGTCGGCTACACCGACAGCACCGGCAGCCGTCAGCACAACATGGACCTGTCCCAGCGTCGTGCGCAGAGCGTTGCCACCTACCTGACTTCGCAAGGCGTCAGCGGTGCCAACCTGAGCGCCCGCGGTGCCGGTCCGGATAATCCGATTGCCAGCAACGGTGACGTCAACGGCCGGGCGCAGAACCGCCGTGTCGAGGTCAACCTCAAAGCCATCCCTGGCCAGCAGTACGGTGGTCAGCAACAACCGGGCACGGTTCAGCAGTACCCGTAA